The following are from one region of the Etheostoma spectabile isolate EspeVRDwgs_2016 chromosome 15, UIUC_Espe_1.0, whole genome shotgun sequence genome:
- the LOC116702524 gene encoding meteorin-like protein codes for MLPNVITLMCILILQLQHCAADLCNWTGSGFAAGVDSRIVLQVQLRCTEGSVRWIYPGQALRVVLEPNLSSSQPTTVCIKPSTSFRGASLFIERAGELELLVTETGRPEQQVFCFTADGPHRPVIYLQSRPQSDGPWSRRTMGFRYELLGNRTAGPNVGHSGLQASCRPCNDTELLMAVCNSDFVVRGFINSVSHDSERRTSLVEVSAARVYWQRSGVFEQQAAASGSPRSIPSWRGHIHTLLQCHVKPGDGEFLFTGSEHFGEAWLGCAPRYKDFLSVYQTAWAARRNSCDFPLD; via the exons ATGTTGCCAAATGTGATTACTTTGATGTGCATCCTGATTCTTCAGTTACAGCACTGTGCGGCTGATCTGTGCAACTGGACTGGAAG TGGTTTTGCAGCTGGTGTGGACTCCAGGATTGTCCTCCAGGTGCAGTTGCGCTGTACAGAGGGCTCGGTGAGGTGGATATACCCCGGCCAGGCTCTCCGGGTGGTCCTGGAGCCCAATCTGTCCTCCTCGCAGCCCACCACTGTCTGCATCAAACCGTCTACCTCTTTCCGTGGAGCCAGCTTGTTCATTGAACGAGCCGGGGAGCTGGAGCTGCTGGTGACAGAGACCGGGCGGCCCGAGCAGCAGGTGTTCTGTTTCACGGCAGATGGCCCGCACAGGCCCGTAATCTACCTCCAGTCCAGACCGCAGAGTGATGGACCCTGGAGCAGACGCACGATGGGCTTCAGATATGAGCTACTGGGCAACAGGACTGCTGGACCCAACGTGGGCCACAGCGGGCTTCAGG cttcatgccgaccctGCAATGACACAGAACTCCTCATGGCTGTATGCAACAGTGACTTTG TGGTCCGGGGCTTCATCAACAGCGTTTCCCACGACTCTGAACGTCGGACGTCGCTGGTGGAGGTGTCAGCAGCAAGGGTGTACTGGCAGCGCAGTGGAGTGTTTGAGCAACAAGCAGCTGCTTCTGGGTCACCTCGGTCCATCCCGTCTTGGCGtggacacattcacacactcttgCAGTGCCACGTTAAGCCTGGGGACGGAGAGTTTCTCTTCACAGGGTCAGAACACTTTGGGGAAGCTTGGTTGGGGTGTGCCCCACGATACAAAGACTTCCTGTCTGTTTACCAGACTGCCTGGGCAGCACGGCGGAATTCTTGTGACTTCCCTTTAGACTGA
- the cbx8a gene encoding chromobox protein homolog 8a isoform X1, whose product MELSAVGESVFAAESIIKRRIRRGRWEYLVKWKGWSHKYSTWEPEENILDARLFAAFEERERERELFGPKKRGPKPETFLLKAKAKEKAYEFRREAPRGIQVSYPIPEPVITPRAREGLRTVVPTIFPPSAVNRGESVHVRPPEPERRPRPTPTAPLTVQEAVRFPKKRGRKPKLQLHYEKDNEGSSEPDTKRSRSLEEPVSHGLSKMPRRMFHHGETSDHSLIQLTRRFQEKTTITPKHSGEQRHAGLSYSCAFSPDVMKSDQGGDRTKCLSRMSIPRPNTSAEHRRHQLKECCLPREQPTVISTQSESIHDKSTRPASSWTPSYTNLDTVTVTDVTMNFLTVTVRESKTEKGFFREKR is encoded by the exons ATGGAGCTGTCGGCTGTTGGTGAGAGCGTCTTCGCAGCTGAGTCTATCATTAAACGGCGGATCAGACGG GGTCGCTGGGAATATCTCGTGAAATGGAAGGGCTGGTCTCACAA GTACAGCACTTGGGAGCCGGAGGAAAACATTCTGGATGCACGTCTCTTCGCTGCCTTCGAGGAGAG GGAGCGCGAAAGGGAGCTGTTCGGGCCGAAGAAGAGGGGTCCCAAACCTGAGACATTTCTCTTAAAG GCCaaagcaaaagaaaaggctTATGAATTTAGAAGAGAGGCTCCCAGGGGGATCCAGGTTTCCTATCCCATTCCGGAGCCTGTCATAACACCGAGGGCCCGGGAGGGTTTACGCACCGTGGTTCCCACAATCTTCCCACCGAGCGCGGTCAACAGAGGGGAAAGTGTCCACGTCCGACCACCAGAGCCAGAGAGGAGGCCCAGACCGACTCCAACAGCTCCGCTGACAGTCCAAGAAGCCGTGCGGTTCCCCAAAAAGAGAGGGCGCAAACCCAAGCTGCAGTTACATTATGAGAAAGATAATGAAGGCAGCTCAGAGCCGGACACCAAACGGAGCAGGTCACTGGAGGAGCCGGTGTCACACGGTTTGTCCAAAATGCCCAGACGCATGTTTCATCACGGGGAGACGTCAGATCACAGCCTCATCCAGCTTACTAGGAGGTTTCAGGAGAAGACCACAATAACACCCAAACACAGCGGCGAGCAGAGACACGCAGGGTTGTCTTATAGCTGCGCATTCAGTCCAGATGTGATGAAAAGCGATCAGGGGGGAGACAGGACTAAATGTTTGAGCAGGATGTCTATTCCTCGGCCAAACACCTCTGCAGAACACCGCAGACATCAGTTGAAAGAGTGCTGTCTGCCCCGGGAACAACCCACTGTCATCTCCACACAGTCCGAGTCCATCCACGATAAGTCCACGCGACCAGCATCGTCCTGGACCCCCAGTTACACCAACCTGGATACAGTGACCGTGACAGACGTCACCATGAACTTCTTGACAGTAACCGTGAGAGagagcaaaacagagaaaggttttttcagagagaaaagatga
- the cbx8a gene encoding chromobox protein homolog 8a isoform X2, whose protein sequence is MELSAVGESVFAAESIIKRRIRRGRWEYLVKWKGWSHKERERELFGPKKRGPKPETFLLKAKAKEKAYEFRREAPRGIQVSYPIPEPVITPRAREGLRTVVPTIFPPSAVNRGESVHVRPPEPERRPRPTPTAPLTVQEAVRFPKKRGRKPKLQLHYEKDNEGSSEPDTKRSRSLEEPVSHGLSKMPRRMFHHGETSDHSLIQLTRRFQEKTTITPKHSGEQRHAGLSYSCAFSPDVMKSDQGGDRTKCLSRMSIPRPNTSAEHRRHQLKECCLPREQPTVISTQSESIHDKSTRPASSWTPSYTNLDTVTVTDVTMNFLTVTVRESKTEKGFFREKR, encoded by the exons ATGGAGCTGTCGGCTGTTGGTGAGAGCGTCTTCGCAGCTGAGTCTATCATTAAACGGCGGATCAGACGG GGTCGCTGGGAATATCTCGTGAAATGGAAGGGCTGGTCTCACAA GGAGCGCGAAAGGGAGCTGTTCGGGCCGAAGAAGAGGGGTCCCAAACCTGAGACATTTCTCTTAAAG GCCaaagcaaaagaaaaggctTATGAATTTAGAAGAGAGGCTCCCAGGGGGATCCAGGTTTCCTATCCCATTCCGGAGCCTGTCATAACACCGAGGGCCCGGGAGGGTTTACGCACCGTGGTTCCCACAATCTTCCCACCGAGCGCGGTCAACAGAGGGGAAAGTGTCCACGTCCGACCACCAGAGCCAGAGAGGAGGCCCAGACCGACTCCAACAGCTCCGCTGACAGTCCAAGAAGCCGTGCGGTTCCCCAAAAAGAGAGGGCGCAAACCCAAGCTGCAGTTACATTATGAGAAAGATAATGAAGGCAGCTCAGAGCCGGACACCAAACGGAGCAGGTCACTGGAGGAGCCGGTGTCACACGGTTTGTCCAAAATGCCCAGACGCATGTTTCATCACGGGGAGACGTCAGATCACAGCCTCATCCAGCTTACTAGGAGGTTTCAGGAGAAGACCACAATAACACCCAAACACAGCGGCGAGCAGAGACACGCAGGGTTGTCTTATAGCTGCGCATTCAGTCCAGATGTGATGAAAAGCGATCAGGGGGGAGACAGGACTAAATGTTTGAGCAGGATGTCTATTCCTCGGCCAAACACCTCTGCAGAACACCGCAGACATCAGTTGAAAGAGTGCTGTCTGCCCCGGGAACAACCCACTGTCATCTCCACACAGTCCGAGTCCATCCACGATAAGTCCACGCGACCAGCATCGTCCTGGACCCCCAGTTACACCAACCTGGATACAGTGACCGTGACAGACGTCACCATGAACTTCTTGACAGTAACCGTGAGAGagagcaaaacagagaaaggttttttcagagagaaaagatga
- the cbx4 gene encoding E3 SUMO-protein ligase CBX4, giving the protein MELPAAGEHVFAVEGIEKKRIRKGKIEYLVKWRGWSPKYNTWEPEENILDPRLLLAFQHRESQEQLMGYRKRGPKPKHLLLQVPSFARRSCIPAGFEESSQDAEVSLKSDHVPVQRPQPQPQQYQLNSKKHHQYQPSSQEVPADQPTNGKKKFIYQLNSKKHHHYEPDPNMYDAQASRLKEVVKVQELASKPANPGWNLPLALQQKWVRDKDTGCLSKVKELAVEVRKPAVKDAKSEQALKPNPKQATMPSTNSSKMKIIKNKNKNGRIVIVMSKYMDGNKVHGAKGKQGESSSEVKHQNTKPLENNPAHTTKMMEHPENGIPKELCNGSSLPAADHPLKCSPKDRHFSKPSPSTAEEYNTEVARGQADLPDDLPLQLTASSPLTSWAVDTNIATPTSIDQIRIPSFPNDRKRKLSDHVEVSKTYLTSRSFSVPSTVVLPPQDKPMDLHCSGPRHSSACTYEVVDSGSQEEPMDLSCPKTKKQVELEIQPEPELVVTNTPAVTEDTQKSTEKSKEAPVEKPSPFMGNIIITDITTNSLTVTFKEYVSF; this is encoded by the exons ATGGAGCTCCCTGCCGCCGGAGAACACGTCTTTGCGGTGGAGGGCATCGAAAAGAAGCGCATCCGCAAG GGCAAGATCGAGTACCTGGTCAAGTGGCGAGGCTGGTCTCCCAA ATACAACACATGGGAACCAGAGGAAAACATCCTTGACCCGCGTCTCCTCCTCGCGTTTCAACACAG AGAGAGTCAAGAGCAGCTGATGGGATATCGCAAACGGGGGccaaaaccaaaacatcttttACTTCAG GTACCCTCATTTGCCAGAAGATCCTGTATCCCTGCAGGTTTTGAGGAATCATCTCAGGATGCAGAGGTTAGCCTCAAGTCCGATCACGTCCCGGTCCAGCGTCCTCAGCCTCAGCCTCAACAGTACCAGCTCAACAGCAAGAAGCACCATCAGTACCAGCCCAGCAGCCAGGAGGTCCCCGCTGACCAGCCAACCAATGGCAAGAAGAAGTTCATCTACCAACTCAACAGTAAGAAGCACCACCACTATGAGCCGGACCCAAACATGTATGACGCTCAGGCTTCCAGGCTCAAAGAGGTGGTGAAAGTTCAGGAACTGGCCAGTAAACCGGCAAATCCTGGCTGGAACTTACCGCTGGCACTGCAGCAGAAATGGGTTCGAGACAAAGACACAGGCTGCTTGAGCAAAGTCAAAGAGTTGGCAGTGGAGGTTAGGAAACCAGCTGTTAAAGACGCTAAAAGTGAACAAGCCCTAAAACCCAATCCTAAACAGGCAACCATGCCTAGCACTAATAGCAGCAAAATGAAGATAAtcaagaacaaaaacaagaatggACGGATTGTTATTGTCATGAGCAAATATATGGACGGCAACAAGGTTCATGGAGCAAAGGGTAAACAAGGGGAATCATCGAGCGAAGTGaaacaccaaaacaccaaaCCTCTAGAGAACAATCCAGCACACACAACCAAAATGATGGAGCACCCGGAGAACGGTATCCCCAAAGAGCTCTGTAACGGCAGCTCCCTCCCTGCCGCAGACCATCCCTTAAAGTGTTCCCCAAAGGACCGACATTTCTCCAAACCTTCACCAAGCACAGCAGAGGAATACAACACCGAAGTGGCTCGCGGCCAGGCTGATTTACCGGATGATTTACCCCTTCAGTTGACCGCTAGCTCCCCCCTGACGTCCTGGGCTGTTGACACCAACATCGCGACCCCTACATCCATCGACCAGATCAGGATCCCTTCTTTCCCCAACGACCGCAAGCGAAAGCTATCAGATCATGTTGAGGTCTCCAAAACATACCTGACTTCCAGAAGCTTCAGTGTCCCCAGCACTGTAGTCTTGCCACCTCAGGACAAACCTATGGACCTCCACTGTAGCGGCCCACGCCACAGCAGTGCATGTACTTATGAGGTTGTGGACTCTGGCAGCCAAGAGGAGCCGATGGACCTAAGCTGCCCAAAGACTAAGAAGCAGGTGGAGCTGGAGATACAGCCGGAGCCTGAGCTTGTTGTCACAAACACACCTGCTGTGACAGAAGACACACagaaatccacagagaaatcTAAAGAAGCACCTGTTGAAaaaccctccccctttatgggaAATATCATAATCACTGACATCACAACAAACAGTCTCACCGTCACCTTCAAGgaatatgtttctttttaa